AGTAAGTTGGGCAGCGCCAACAATGCCAGAGTGGGGCTTCAACTTACTGATCGGCCGATCAGAAAGTTGAAGTCCTATGCACCCGTCTCTCCCAAATAAGGGGAAACATACAAAAGTAGTTGGAAAAACCAAGAAAGATGTGATTATGTCATTGTGAGGAATTTTCGTGCACCTATGTGATAGGTAATTTATCTCTCTCTGGAAAGAGTACTACTTTGCACTTTAGCAACATGAGAATGCATGTTACTTTTAGGACAATTATCCTCCTGTATCAAGCAATAGATATTAATGGACAGAATGAATAGACTTTTGTGCTTCACATGTTTGACATCCATACCTTaggttcatatatatatatataatgtatactACATTGATAAGGAAATTAATCGTACATATATCGCTGGCCATTTTCACAATATGCCAAACAAGCAACTATTTTCTTTGCTTCTCATTTGCATCGCGGTGGCTACAGCAGCATCTATAGCTGCTGAGGATGCAACTGTCGTGACGTGCAGCACGGTGTATAGTAGCCTCGAACCATGTCTTGGCTACGTATTAGGTGGTGGATTAAGCGTCCCATCAGAATGTTGCAGTGGGATTAAATCTCTCCACAGAGCTGCACGTACCACAGCTGACCGCCAGTGCTTTTGCAGATGCCTTAAGAACGTTCGTTCAAACGCTACCGAAACTCGAATCAGCCGTGCTTCTAAACTCACTGGAATATGTAAGGTCAATGCCTTTTTCAAGATTAGGCCTGATTTTGATTGCTCTAAGGTCAAATAAGACACTTTCTTctgaattttaattgtttaaattacCTCGTAATCTTTCAATTCATAATGAGATTGaatatgtttgtgtttgtgtaaTTTCCAAAAAGCTATTGATGTGtatgtgtttatatatatatataaactataaGCTCACATAGTTTCACTTTTTTGTAAGCGTTGGCCGTTGTTACgtttaaataaaacaagtaCTCAAGATATATTAGTCCGAATAATTAAATAAGCAGGTTAATCTAATTTGCTTGTTTATGTTCAGTTCAATTTTATTGGACTAGTTTCATTGATTTGGGTCACGAATAATGAACTCGTGTTAAGTTCAAGATGTCATCTTTCTATGGGTCCAAATGTGTGACGTCAAATGACGTGTCATGCAAGTCAAATAAAAGAGCCAATAAGATAATATCTCATATCAAAATGACATAACATGCCTAGTCAAAATCAAACGTCAAATCAAAAT
This genomic stretch from Solanum stenotomum isolate F172 chromosome 10, ASM1918654v1, whole genome shotgun sequence harbors:
- the LOC125841742 gene encoding non-specific lipid-transfer protein 1-like; amino-acid sequence: MPNKQLFSLLLICIAVATAASIAAEDATVVTCSTVYSSLEPCLGYVLGGGLSVPSECCSGIKSLHRAARTTADRQCFCRCLKNVRSNATETRISRASKLTGICKVNAFFKIRPDFDCSKVK